One window of the Capnocytophaga haemolytica genome contains the following:
- the modB gene encoding molybdate ABC transporter permease subunit: MDSDFLYTLLLTGKLALLTTLVLLAIGFPIAYWLNYSKIKAKILIETLIAMPMVLPPTVLGYYILVALRPESPMGHFFEQVFDKRLAFSFEGILIASIITNLPFMIQPLQSGFASLGEELREAAYTMGKSKTITLLKVLIPNIRPSIITAIALTFAHCIGEFGVVIMVGGSIPHETRIASIAIYDEVQAINFEAANRYALILFVLSFSILLLIFSVNRKFKITYR; this comes from the coding sequence ATGGATAGCGATTTCCTCTACACCCTCCTGCTGACAGGCAAACTCGCCCTCCTGACCACCTTGGTACTATTGGCGATAGGCTTCCCCATAGCCTATTGGCTCAACTACAGTAAGATAAAAGCTAAAATCCTCATCGAGACCCTCATTGCAATGCCGATGGTACTACCACCGACAGTATTAGGCTACTACATCTTAGTTGCCCTTCGCCCTGAGAGTCCTATGGGGCACTTCTTTGAGCAAGTCTTCGACAAGCGATTGGCTTTCAGTTTTGAAGGAATACTCATTGCCAGCATCATCACCAATCTACCCTTTATGATACAGCCCCTACAAAGTGGATTTGCCTCCCTCGGTGAAGAGCTGCGCGAGGCTGCCTACACTATGGGTAAATCAAAGACCATAACACTGCTCAAAGTGCTCATCCCCAACATACGCCCCTCGATTATCACTGCCATAGCGCTCACCTTTGCCCACTGCATTGGCGAGTTCGGCGTAGTGATAATGGTCGGTGGCAGTATCCCTCACGAAACCCGCATCGCCTCTATCGCCATTTACGACGAGGTACAAGCCATCAACTTTGAGGCGGCCAACCGCTACGCACTCATCCTTTTTGTGCTTTCATTCAGTATCTTACTGCTGATATTCAGCGTCAATCGTAAGTTTAAAATCACCTACCGATGA
- a CDS encoding uroporphyrinogen-III synthase, protein MKTVLSTKVLTEELRQHLLVSGGVRLIEHDFIVVQLLPIEVVTTADLLLITSGNAVRSMLQMKEIEALRRMPVLAVGAKTAARLSKKGFQVLLWAESAKALITVMLSEGNLFQKGGSVLFLKGDKALDTLPNFLKERGFSVDERIVYRTVLTSKKIVDDVDVVLFCSPTAVESFSEKNALGRAWAVCIGETTAAAVRKYTDRVLISQTACIESVIDKMLEVLA, encoded by the coding sequence ATGAAAACTGTTTTATCTACAAAGGTACTGACTGAGGAGCTGCGGCAACATTTGCTTGTAAGTGGCGGAGTACGGCTTATAGAACACGACTTTATCGTTGTGCAATTGTTGCCTATTGAGGTAGTTACAACAGCGGATCTACTGCTTATTACCAGTGGCAATGCAGTGCGCAGTATGCTGCAAATGAAGGAAATAGAAGCGCTTCGGAGGATGCCTGTTTTGGCAGTGGGGGCAAAGACGGCGGCGAGGCTCTCTAAGAAGGGCTTTCAGGTGTTGCTTTGGGCAGAGAGTGCTAAAGCGCTTATTACAGTGATGCTCTCAGAGGGCAATTTGTTTCAAAAGGGAGGAAGTGTGCTATTCCTTAAAGGGGATAAAGCGTTGGATACGCTCCCTAATTTCTTGAAGGAGAGAGGTTTTTCAGTTGATGAACGGATCGTTTATAGGACTGTTTTGACATCGAAAAAGATAGTTGACGACGTAGACGTTGTACTTTTTTGTAGCCCAACTGCGGTAGAGAGTTTTAGTGAAAAGAATGCGCTGGGTAGGGCTTGGGCAGTGTGCATTGGTGAGACGACAGCTGCGGCAGTACGTAAATATACAGATCGGGTTCTTATTTCGCAAACGGCTTGTATAGAGAGTGTTATAGATAAGATGCTCGAAGTATTGGCATAA
- a CDS encoding 3-phosphoshikimate 1-carboxyvinyltransferase: MDKVLERSVLCSGGCLHLGGSKSETARALVLQALLPSLELENASTSDDSVAMVKGLACKGQEVDIGYAGTAMRFLTAYFACRQGREVLLTGSGRMKERPIDVLVSALRSLGADISYVEREGFPPLYIKGVAVRGGEVRMEGGVSSQYASALLLIAPFLPEGLKLTLEGRVTSRPYLEMTVSLLQEVFGKRIASWKGNCIEVFPQEGELRGKGALRIESDWSSASYWYSFVALNDVGTELCLKYFKGDSYQGDRALVELYELLGVHTVFEGDGIRLRRVSAPRLEVLDLDLNATPDIAQTVAVTCLGLGIGCELWGLHTLKIKETDRLLALQTEMRKMGAKVEVSDDSLCLEAGAKLKSGVRIATYDDHRMAMAFTPLMLKVRLIIENSGVVSKSYPDFWEDVTKNVRLAE, encoded by the coding sequence TTGGATAAGGTTTTAGAACGATCGGTGTTGTGCAGTGGTGGTTGTTTGCACTTGGGTGGCTCGAAGTCGGAGACGGCGCGGGCGTTGGTGTTGCAGGCACTACTGCCTTCATTGGAGTTGGAGAATGCCTCTACGAGTGATGACTCGGTAGCGATGGTGAAGGGGCTTGCTTGCAAAGGGCAAGAGGTGGATATTGGTTACGCTGGCACGGCGATGCGTTTTCTGACGGCTTACTTTGCTTGTAGGCAGGGCAGGGAGGTGCTTTTGACGGGTTCGGGGCGTATGAAAGAGCGCCCCATTGATGTGTTGGTGAGCGCTTTACGGTCGTTAGGGGCTGATATCAGCTATGTGGAGCGCGAGGGTTTTCCACCTTTATATATTAAAGGTGTGGCGGTGCGTGGTGGTGAGGTGCGTATGGAGGGTGGTGTGAGCAGCCAGTATGCCTCGGCATTGTTGTTGATAGCGCCTTTTTTACCTGAGGGGCTGAAACTTACTCTTGAAGGGCGTGTTACCAGCAGGCCTTATTTGGAGATGACGGTGAGCTTGTTGCAGGAGGTTTTTGGCAAGCGTATCGCCTCGTGGAAGGGCAATTGTATTGAGGTGTTTCCTCAGGAGGGGGAGCTGAGAGGCAAAGGGGCTCTTCGCATTGAGTCGGACTGGTCGTCGGCGAGCTATTGGTATAGTTTTGTGGCGCTGAACGATGTGGGTACGGAGTTGTGTTTGAAGTATTTTAAAGGTGATAGCTACCAGGGTGATAGGGCTTTGGTGGAGCTGTACGAGTTGCTCGGGGTGCATACGGTGTTTGAGGGGGATGGCATTAGGCTTCGCAGGGTGAGTGCGCCGCGCCTTGAGGTGTTGGATTTGGATTTGAATGCTACGCCTGACATTGCGCAAACGGTGGCGGTGACTTGCTTGGGGCTGGGTATTGGGTGTGAGCTTTGGGGCTTGCATACGCTGAAAATTAAGGAGACGGATAGGCTTTTGGCGCTGCAAACGGAGATGAGGAAGATGGGGGCTAAGGTGGAAGTGAGCGATGACTCGCTGTGCTTGGAGGCAGGAGCGAAGTTGAAGTCGGGGGTGCGGATTGCTACTTATGATGACCATCGGATGGCGATGGCTTTTACGCCGTTGATGCTCAAAGTGAGGCTTATAATCGAAAATAGTGGGGTGGTGAGCAAGTCGTATCCTGATTTTTGGGAGGATGTGACAAAAAATGTTAGATTGGCGGAGTGA
- a CDS encoding MoaF-related domain-containing protein, which yields MKRILLMLAATAAMVACNCNESCKKECNAEGTVSATTEMASVAPVNLIGKAAVITYPELKAEIQYLSENQVHWKTTDKDGKVEEETNPAFIRNITPTVIFVNWVENSGMTISQVVDTEKGNVTVYGTVTDEKAANKRAAMVMEGSWQLQQ from the coding sequence ATGAAGAGAATTTTATTAATGTTGGCAGCCACTGCTGCTATGGTGGCGTGCAACTGCAACGAGAGCTGCAAAAAAGAATGCAATGCAGAAGGAACTGTAAGTGCCACTACGGAGATGGCAAGCGTAGCGCCCGTGAACCTCATCGGGAAAGCGGCTGTAATCACTTATCCAGAGCTGAAGGCTGAAATACAGTATCTCAGCGAAAATCAAGTACATTGGAAGACGACTGATAAGGATGGCAAAGTGGAAGAGGAAACTAATCCAGCCTTTATACGTAATATCACGCCGACAGTCATTTTCGTGAACTGGGTGGAAAATAGTGGTATGACGATAAGTCAAGTAGTTGATACTGAAAAAGGTAATGTGACAGTCTACGGCACAGTGACTGATGAAAAAGCTGCCAACAAGCGCGCTGCTATGGTAATGGAAGGCAGCTGGCAGCTCCAGCAGTAA
- the modA gene encoding molybdate ABC transporter substrate-binding protein, whose translation MKRIITLLILILTASAPLRAQSNSEITVAAAANLRYVLPELVSAYHKEYPKNQLTITYGASGTFTQQILNGAPFDLFLSADTAKPEKLHQAGKTVGEVTPYAYGKLALWSKNYNPSVGLKLLTDPKIKKIAIAKPELAPYGAAAVEALKKAQLYSKVENKIVWADNIGAAAQYAATGSADVGFIALSSAVATEMKGKGKYLILKEAQTTPIPQAAVVLATPKAKEAQHFLDYITNSKVQKIWQKYGYALPIKKK comes from the coding sequence ATGAAAAGAATCATCACCTTACTAATCCTAATCCTCACTGCAAGTGCCCCACTGAGGGCGCAAAGCAATAGTGAAATCACCGTAGCTGCGGCTGCCAACCTGCGCTACGTCCTGCCCGAATTAGTCAGCGCTTACCACAAGGAATACCCTAAAAACCAGCTGACGATCACCTATGGCGCCTCAGGCACCTTCACCCAGCAGATCCTAAATGGCGCCCCCTTCGACCTCTTCCTCTCAGCCGATACTGCCAAGCCCGAAAAGCTCCATCAAGCAGGAAAAACCGTCGGCGAGGTAACCCCTTACGCCTATGGCAAGCTCGCTTTGTGGAGTAAGAACTACAACCCTTCCGTCGGGCTTAAGCTCCTCACCGACCCTAAAATCAAGAAGATAGCCATTGCAAAGCCCGAACTTGCCCCCTATGGTGCCGCCGCTGTCGAAGCCCTCAAAAAAGCACAACTATATTCAAAAGTAGAAAACAAAATTGTATGGGCTGACAACATAGGGGCTGCCGCCCAATACGCCGCAACAGGCAGCGCCGATGTAGGCTTTATCGCCCTTTCAAGCGCCGTAGCTACCGAGATGAAAGGAAAGGGTAAGTACCTCATCCTTAAAGAAGCACAAACCACCCCCATCCCACAAGCTGCCGTAGTGCTCGCCACCCCAAAAGCCAAAGAAGCACAACACTTCCTCGACTATATCACTAACTCCAAAGTGCAGAAGATATGGCAGAAATACGGCTATGCCCTCCCCATCAAAAAGAAATAA
- a CDS encoding DoxX family protein: protein MRNVNSGLLILRLTVGLLMIPHGINKLVHPAALDYVKSTLVDKGLPFWIAYLVFLSEIIAPLFVVLGFRTRGAAFVMFLGGLMTLYLAYSNVLFATTEHGGWAPELPALFMFGALVLCFTGGGKMAVSHRHKWD, encoded by the coding sequence ATGAGAAATGTGAATTCAGGATTGTTGATTTTGCGCCTGACTGTGGGTTTGCTAATGATCCCTCACGGTATCAATAAGTTAGTGCACCCTGCGGCGCTTGATTATGTGAAGAGTACGCTGGTGGATAAGGGTTTGCCTTTTTGGATTGCGTACTTGGTGTTCCTCAGCGAGATTATCGCACCGCTATTTGTAGTGTTGGGTTTCCGCACGCGTGGGGCGGCTTTTGTGATGTTCCTCGGTGGGCTTATGACGCTTTATCTGGCGTACTCTAATGTACTTTTTGCAACGACGGAGCACGGTGGTTGGGCGCCTGAGTTGCCTGCCTTGTTTATGTTTGGCGCATTGGTGTTATGCTTTACAGGCGGGGGCAAGATGGCTGTTTCGCATAGGCACAAATGGGATTAA
- a CDS encoding DUF2339 domain-containing protein: protein MATDKDLSALSEQLEAILRKQDVFIEEVKQVQQTLSQLREVQFASHSAGNQQEVSAFVTSSTALREEAEAAERTGEQEAATVAPPVEEVKPVEVQPIEKEPVQTAVPPVKKRVVFAYTKDARSGFPVSEGERPEVSFTPQKKTDWERFIGENLFNKIGIGILIIGVFIGVKYSIDHNLISAVMRIVLGYLMGVGLFVTGALLYGKYKSFSAILVSGAMTIFYFVTYIAYTVFGFFPQSVAFVLMFIFTVFTVAASLRYNQVAIALIGLVGSYAVPFLLSDNSGRVGVLFAYTAIINIGVLVLSFYKRWRVLYYSAFVFTWLLLLSMYSLGNTILHFSEFFLFDIATFLTFYVAFIVQQKATETLEISDGMLFLANSLFFYGIGVALVNEVTIGRTFLSVFTLANALLHFGVAYYFHQRRSAQALKYLVVVLSLSFATLVVPIQFEGSWITLLWSVEAGLLFVLGRRKDLLVYERISYVVLLLATISLLMDWGGNLLGGVSLSPTGNMGYKELPFVNLLFFNSLIYGVITGFITYVMYKYPREDSYQRGLVVLLNVVCVGSVFFTFLRELSRWSDYAYLFLYEDVIFVIYTLLFWMLYIWINRKFIGERTLAVVQGVIALLLLFNFLTVGLYKISEMRESYLALGDASQGWLLGLRYVALVVFAGFCYTVYGLKRQFGLWTEQAPLVTLGLHTIVLWVASSELLHWSDLYQSHQSYKLGLSILWGAYAVLLVVLGLFGKKRYLRYAGIGLVGVVLLKLFFYDTTHLDTLAKTVVFVALGILLLIASFLYNKYTNSQEEE from the coding sequence ATGGCTACTGACAAAGATTTATCGGCTTTGAGTGAGCAGCTTGAGGCTATCTTGCGCAAGCAGGACGTTTTTATTGAAGAAGTAAAGCAGGTGCAACAGACGCTTTCGCAGCTTCGCGAGGTGCAATTTGCATCGCATAGTGCTGGTAATCAGCAGGAAGTGTCGGCGTTCGTTACGTCTTCGACAGCGCTTCGAGAGGAGGCTGAGGCAGCTGAAAGAACTGGGGAGCAGGAGGCTGCAACGGTGGCTCCGCCTGTGGAAGAGGTGAAGCCTGTAGAGGTACAACCTATTGAAAAAGAACCTGTTCAGACAGCAGTACCGCCTGTTAAAAAGCGGGTAGTTTTTGCTTATACGAAGGATGCACGCTCAGGTTTCCCCGTATCAGAGGGTGAGCGCCCTGAGGTGAGTTTTACCCCGCAGAAGAAGACGGACTGGGAGCGCTTTATTGGTGAAAATCTCTTTAATAAGATTGGGATTGGGATTTTGATTATTGGGGTGTTTATTGGGGTGAAATACTCGATCGATCATAACTTGATTAGTGCTGTGATGCGGATTGTGCTGGGCTATCTTATGGGTGTTGGGCTGTTTGTTACGGGGGCGCTTCTTTATGGTAAGTATAAGAGTTTCAGTGCGATATTGGTTAGTGGGGCGATGACTATCTTCTATTTTGTCACCTATATTGCTTATACTGTTTTTGGCTTTTTTCCTCAGTCGGTTGCCTTTGTGCTGATGTTTATCTTCACGGTTTTTACGGTGGCGGCTTCGCTACGGTACAACCAAGTGGCTATTGCGTTGATTGGCTTGGTGGGCAGCTATGCGGTGCCTTTTTTGCTCAGCGATAACTCGGGAAGGGTGGGGGTGCTGTTTGCTTACACGGCGATTATTAATATAGGTGTGCTGGTGCTTTCATTTTACAAGCGTTGGCGAGTGTTGTATTATTCGGCGTTTGTATTTACGTGGCTTTTACTGCTGAGTATGTACAGTTTGGGGAATACGATACTTCATTTTTCGGAATTCTTTTTGTTTGACATTGCGACTTTCTTAACATTTTACGTGGCATTTATAGTACAACAAAAGGCAACAGAAACGTTGGAAATATCAGATGGAATGCTATTCTTAGCTAATAGTTTGTTTTTCTACGGAATAGGGGTTGCCTTAGTGAATGAGGTAACGATAGGGCGCACTTTTCTGAGTGTCTTTACATTGGCTAATGCGCTGTTACACTTTGGAGTAGCGTATTATTTCCACCAGAGGAGAAGTGCTCAGGCGTTGAAGTATTTGGTAGTGGTGCTAAGCCTTTCGTTTGCGACGTTGGTAGTGCCGATACAATTCGAAGGTAGCTGGATTACGCTGCTGTGGTCGGTGGAAGCGGGCTTACTTTTCGTGTTGGGCAGGCGTAAGGATCTGCTTGTGTATGAGCGGATTTCGTATGTGGTATTACTCTTAGCGACCATCAGCTTGTTGATGGATTGGGGCGGGAATTTGCTGGGAGGGGTATCGCTTTCGCCTACGGGTAATATGGGGTATAAAGAGTTGCCTTTTGTGAATTTACTTTTCTTTAACTCGTTGATATACGGAGTAATAACAGGGTTTATAACATACGTGATGTACAAGTATCCACGTGAGGATAGCTACCAGCGAGGGCTTGTGGTTTTGCTGAATGTGGTGTGTGTGGGCAGTGTGTTTTTTACATTCCTCAGAGAGTTGTCGCGTTGGTCAGATTACGCATATCTGTTTTTGTATGAGGATGTTATCTTTGTGATTTACACTTTATTATTCTGGATGTTGTATATATGGATCAATCGGAAGTTTATTGGGGAAAGGACGCTGGCAGTGGTGCAGGGTGTTATAGCTTTGCTTTTGCTTTTTAACTTCTTAACGGTTGGTTTGTACAAGATTAGTGAGATGAGAGAGAGCTATTTGGCACTGGGTGATGCTTCGCAAGGGTGGCTACTGGGCTTACGCTATGTGGCTTTGGTGGTGTTTGCGGGGTTCTGCTATACGGTTTATGGCTTGAAGCGACAGTTTGGGCTGTGGACTGAGCAGGCGCCTTTGGTGACTTTGGGCTTGCATACGATTGTGCTTTGGGTGGCGAGCAGTGAGCTATTGCACTGGTCGGATCTATACCAGTCACATCAGAGTTATAAGCTGGGATTGAGCATCTTATGGGGTGCTTATGCGGTGCTTTTGGTGGTCTTGGGGCTCTTTGGAAAGAAGCGTTATTTGCGCTATGCAGGTATTGGCTTGGTAGGCGTTGTATTGCTAAAATTGTTTTTCTATGACACAACACATTTGGATACGTTAGCCAAAACTGTTGTATTTGTTGCCTTAGGTATTTTACTGTTAATAGCCTCATTTTTGTACAACAAGTACACTAATTCACAAGAGGAAGAGTAG
- a CDS encoding HU family DNA-binding protein, whose product MTKAEIVSKISEKLGLDKNDVQQTVENFMDEVIASLESGENVYLRGFGSFIIKTRAEKTGRNISKNTTLKIPAHNIPAFKPAKVFVEGVKAKVKVTKAKKK is encoded by the coding sequence ATGACAAAAGCAGAAATTGTATCGAAGATTTCCGAGAAATTGGGTCTTGATAAGAACGATGTTCAACAGACGGTTGAAAACTTTATGGACGAAGTAATCGCTTCATTGGAAAGCGGTGAGAATGTGTATTTACGTGGCTTTGGTAGCTTTATTATCAAGACCAGAGCAGAGAAGACAGGACGTAATATTTCAAAGAATACGACCTTGAAGATTCCTGCGCATAATATACCAGCTTTTAAGCCTGCGAAAGTGTTTGTGGAAGGTGTAAAGGCTAAGGTGAAAGTGACTAAAGCTAAGAAGAAATAA
- a CDS encoding ribonuclease E/G: MNKELIIRSGSSYIDFALLRDGRLIELYKEEDTNGLGVGDIMLAKIRKPIQGLNAAFVNVGHEKDAFLHYHDLGPQLASQLKFVKMIISGKLRDFSLKDFPLEPDIDKNGVISEVIKPNQPVLVQIVKEPISTKGPRISSELSIAGRYLVLVPFSDRISISQKIDSKAEKERLRKLMQGMRPKGFGVIVRTVAEGKKVAELDKDLQGLFNRWILMCKKIQKAVYPSKVMSEVSRTGAILRDMFNDTFTGIHVDSEPLYEQVKHYVHEIAPQKEDIVKLYRSNVPIFEKFHIERQIKTAFGRTVSMPKGAYLVIEHTEALHVIDVNSGNHSNKANDQETTALSVNLIAATEIARQLRLRDMGGIIVVDFIDMGSSENRRTLFDHLRKEMSEDRAKHKILPPSKFGLIQITRQRVRQELNIKTKEENPSKLGEIEAPIVLVDKINAELESIIKEDAYKGKIVLNAHPFVAAYFTNGLLSLRLKWFFKYKRWIKVLPRDAYSYLEYRFKTNEGTPL, from the coding sequence GTGAATAAGGAATTAATTATTCGTTCTGGTTCCTCTTACATTGATTTTGCTTTACTTAGGGATGGGCGGCTGATTGAGCTTTACAAGGAAGAAGACACGAATGGCTTGGGTGTAGGCGACATTATGTTGGCGAAGATACGCAAGCCGATACAGGGGCTGAATGCGGCTTTTGTGAATGTGGGGCACGAGAAGGATGCTTTTTTGCATTATCACGACTTGGGTCCGCAGTTGGCTTCGCAGTTGAAGTTTGTAAAGATGATTATCTCGGGCAAGCTGCGAGATTTTTCGCTGAAGGACTTTCCGTTAGAGCCTGATATTGACAAGAATGGTGTGATATCGGAGGTGATTAAGCCGAACCAGCCTGTGCTGGTGCAGATTGTTAAAGAGCCGATATCTACTAAGGGGCCGCGCATTAGTTCGGAGCTGTCGATAGCGGGGCGCTACTTGGTGTTGGTGCCGTTCTCTGACAGGATTTCTATCTCGCAAAAGATTGATAGTAAAGCGGAAAAGGAGCGCCTGAGGAAGCTGATGCAGGGGATGCGCCCCAAGGGCTTTGGCGTGATAGTGCGCACGGTGGCAGAAGGTAAGAAGGTTGCAGAACTGGACAAGGATTTGCAAGGGCTTTTCAACCGTTGGATTTTGATGTGTAAGAAGATACAGAAGGCGGTTTACCCCTCGAAAGTGATGAGCGAGGTGAGCCGTACGGGGGCGATATTGCGCGATATGTTCAACGATACTTTTACGGGTATACACGTTGATAGCGAGCCTCTTTACGAGCAGGTGAAGCACTATGTACACGAGATCGCTCCGCAGAAGGAGGATATAGTGAAGCTCTACCGTTCGAATGTGCCGATTTTTGAGAAGTTTCACATTGAGCGTCAGATAAAGACGGCTTTTGGGCGTACGGTGTCGATGCCAAAGGGGGCTTATCTTGTGATTGAGCATACGGAGGCTTTGCACGTGATCGACGTGAACAGTGGCAACCATTCGAACAAGGCGAATGACCAAGAGACGACGGCGCTGTCGGTGAACTTGATCGCTGCGACGGAGATTGCTCGGCAGCTCAGGCTTCGCGATATGGGTGGCATCATCGTGGTGGACTTCATCGATATGGGCAGCTCAGAGAACCGCCGCACGCTTTTTGACCATCTGCGTAAGGAGATGAGCGAAGACCGTGCGAAGCACAAAATACTACCACCGAGCAAGTTTGGGCTTATCCAGATTACAAGGCAGCGGGTGCGCCAAGAACTCAACATCAAAACAAAGGAGGAAAATCCAAGTAAATTGGGCGAAATAGAAGCGCCCATCGTTCTGGTTGATAAAATCAACGCAGAGCTTGAAAGTATTATTAAGGAGGATGCTTATAAGGGCAAGATTGTGCTGAATGCACACCCTTTTGTGGCAGCATATTTCACTAACGGGTTGCTGTCGTTACGCCTGAAATGGTTTTTCAAATACAAGCGATGGATCAAAGTGTTGCCTCGCGATGCGTATTCGTATTTGGAATATCGCTTTAAAACCAATGAAGGGACGCCTCTTTAA
- a CDS encoding TonB-dependent receptor, with the protein MMTNRFHIIIIILWITALSVLSAQEVDVEHFGERLKEKLKQEPLSISGSLSGSASYIDGTERGASQPLIYYITGAMTVGLYDWSIPITYRYTNQGSMLDYQIPFKFNRLSLHPKYRWIQAHIGDVSMSFSPYTLSGWQFTGGGIELNPTTFPLQVAVMGGQLQRSVEYDGNPQTIPAFERWGYGGKVQHKGQAYELGLIGFFAKDKAGSLQHPIPEGKHISAMQNAVYSAFGKINPLYFVELFGEYALSQLSYIGDATNTYHAYNAGLNFLFSKGSIGLKYEYIDPDYRTLGAYYFVNDLENITLNGSLTFLSDRVNLSASIGKQHDNLKRRKVQQANQWVGSANIAVKASDRLQVTANYSNFTMYTNQALDPFERLNNPQLYPQLQDSINYRQVSQNVGVITSYNFSERQDISITYNLNDVVNREDNNPNANTTTRFHNAGVNYHYRFLESKLTISPSFNYSNNYLSNSTTNIYGPSLNISKLFFEDKLNTTLGGNYNYSQSNDNSSENTHIRLTINFLPYKNHQLSATAIQTFRTQKSATSNQEAQRFDLSLGYTYTFEKHTIPLPKFRRKISDTPEEESSLPPPEEPNEPIEEQKEAPNSNEEPLNTGLQ; encoded by the coding sequence ATGATGACCAACCGCTTTCATATTATTATTATAATACTATGGATCACAGCCTTAAGTGTACTTTCTGCCCAAGAAGTAGATGTGGAGCACTTTGGAGAGCGCCTAAAAGAGAAGCTCAAGCAAGAGCCCCTTTCAATCTCTGGTAGCCTCTCGGGTAGTGCGTCGTATATTGATGGCACTGAAAGAGGTGCTAGCCAGCCGCTTATCTACTACATTACAGGTGCGATGACCGTTGGCTTGTACGACTGGAGTATCCCAATTACGTACCGCTATACGAATCAAGGAAGTATGCTTGATTATCAGATTCCTTTCAAATTCAACCGCCTGAGTTTACACCCTAAATACCGCTGGATTCAAGCTCATATTGGCGATGTGAGTATGAGCTTTTCACCTTATACACTCAGCGGATGGCAGTTTACTGGGGGAGGTATAGAACTCAATCCTACAACATTTCCATTGCAAGTAGCTGTAATGGGTGGTCAATTACAACGTTCTGTAGAATATGACGGTAATCCACAGACAATCCCTGCTTTTGAACGCTGGGGTTATGGTGGAAAAGTACAACACAAAGGGCAGGCTTATGAGTTAGGGCTCATTGGCTTTTTTGCTAAGGACAAGGCAGGCTCCTTACAGCACCCTATCCCTGAGGGAAAACACATTTCAGCAATGCAAAACGCTGTCTATTCGGCTTTTGGGAAAATCAATCCGCTTTACTTTGTAGAGCTCTTCGGCGAATATGCGCTCAGTCAACTCTCTTATATAGGTGATGCTACAAATACATACCACGCTTATAATGCGGGACTTAACTTCCTATTTAGCAAAGGGAGTATTGGCTTAAAATATGAATACATTGACCCTGACTACCGAACTTTAGGTGCTTATTATTTCGTTAATGATCTAGAAAACATTACGTTGAATGGTTCTCTCACATTCCTTTCCGATAGGGTAAACTTAAGTGCAAGTATTGGTAAGCAGCACGACAACCTGAAGCGCCGCAAAGTACAACAGGCTAACCAATGGGTAGGTTCGGCTAATATAGCTGTAAAGGCTTCTGATAGACTGCAAGTTACAGCCAATTACAGCAACTTCACAATGTATACCAATCAGGCACTCGACCCTTTTGAGAGGTTGAATAATCCACAGCTGTACCCTCAACTGCAAGACTCTATCAATTATAGACAAGTATCACAAAATGTGGGTGTTATCACATCGTACAACTTTTCAGAAAGACAAGATATTAGCATTACTTACAACTTAAATGATGTGGTTAATCGTGAGGATAACAATCCTAATGCTAATACTACTACACGTTTCCACAATGCAGGTGTGAATTATCATTATCGTTTCTTAGAAAGTAAGCTAACAATCTCTCCTTCATTTAATTATAGTAATAACTACCTCTCTAATAGTACAACGAATATCTACGGTCCCTCACTGAATATTAGCAAGCTCTTTTTCGAAGACAAGCTAAATACTACGCTTGGAGGAAATTACAACTATTCACAATCAAATGACAATAGCTCTGAAAATACTCATATACGGCTTACTATCAATTTCTTACCCTACAAAAATCACCAATTATCGGCAACAGCAATACAGACATTCCGAACTCAAAAGAGTGCTACCTCAAATCAGGAGGCACAGCGCTTTGACCTGAGCCTCGGTTATACCTATACATTTGAAAAACACACTATTCCACTACCTAAGTTCCGTAGAAAAATATCCGATACACCAGAAGAAGAAAGCTCTTTGCCTCCTCCTGAAGAACCTAATGAACCTATTGAGGAGCAGAAGGAAGCCCCTAACTCTAATGAAGAACCCTTAAATACTGGTTTACAATGA